Proteins from a genomic interval of Clostridium sp. 'deep sea':
- a CDS encoding GNAT family N-acetyltransferase — protein sequence METIIRKITPSDYTEVVLLWRNEIGNPNVNEENITSVMTKMNKDDNYRTFVAVCENRVVAFITTLQALSIGNEVGFLWICGLAVSQAFQNKGIGTKLLNYIEKYACERRLSSIILNSGFERKEAHAFYEINGYEKHSYCFTKKPNSHQ from the coding sequence ATGGAAACTATAATAAGGAAAATTACACCATCAGACTATACGGAAGTAGTATTACTTTGGCGTAATGAAATTGGGAATCCAAATGTTAATGAAGAAAACATAACCAGTGTGATGACTAAAATGAACAAAGACGATAATTATAGAACATTTGTTGCAGTATGTGAGAATAGGGTTGTGGCTTTTATCACAACATTACAAGCACTATCAATAGGGAATGAAGTTGGTTTTTTATGGATTTGTGGTTTAGCAGTATCTCAAGCCTTTCAGAATAAAGGGATCGGTACAAAACTGCTTAATTATATTGAAAAGTATGCTTGTGAAAGAAGGCTATCAAGTATAATTTTAAACAGTGGTTTTGAGAGAAAAGAGGCTCATGCATTTTATGAAATAAATGGCTATGAGAAACACTCTTACTGTTTCACAAAAAAACCTAACAGCCACCAATAA
- a CDS encoding manganese catalase family protein → MWIYQKHLQYPARVDRPNPQLAKVIIAQYGGPDGELGASLRYLTQRYTMTMPEARGALTDIGTEELAHMEIMGTLVYNLLKGASLEQIKEAGMDGYYTNHGRGVFYVDPNGIPWSASGIQCKGDPIADLTEDLDAEEKARATYDYLLNLSDDAGVTDTLRFLRAREVVHFQRFGELLQLLYDKKNSKSVW, encoded by the coding sequence ATGTGGATTTATCAAAAACATTTACAATACCCAGCTAGGGTTGATCGACCTAACCCTCAGCTAGCAAAGGTTATAATTGCTCAATATGGTGGACCAGATGGAGAGCTAGGAGCCTCACTACGTTATTTAACCCAACGATATACCATGACTATGCCAGAGGCCCGTGGTGCTTTAACAGATATTGGTACAGAAGAGTTAGCTCACATGGAGATAATGGGAACATTGGTTTACAATCTACTTAAGGGTGCCTCGCTAGAGCAAATTAAAGAAGCTGGTATGGATGGTTATTACACCAACCACGGCAGAGGTGTATTTTATGTTGACCCTAATGGTATACCTTGGTCAGCCAGTGGTATTCAGTGTAAAGGCGACCCAATTGCCGACTTAACAGAGGATTTAGATGCAGAAGAAAAGGCACGTGCTACATATGATTATTTACTAAATTTATCTGATGATGCTGGAGTAACAGATACTCTCAGATTTTTACGTGCTCGCGAAGTTGTACATTTTCAACGTTTTGGTGAGTTATTGCAGTTGTTGTATGATAAGAAGAATAGTAAAAGTGTCTGGTAG
- a CDS encoding spore coat protein CotJB has protein sequence MDRMEMLKKVMELSFCLLDLNLYLDTHPHDSKMLKKFDEINKQHTEIYQKYVMEYGPLMYTDVTCDYSKWQWINDPWPWQLES, from the coding sequence ATGGATAGAATGGAAATGCTTAAAAAAGTAATGGAACTTAGCTTTTGTTTGTTAGATTTAAACCTCTACCTAGATACCCATCCCCATGACAGCAAAATGCTAAAAAAGTTTGATGAAATAAACAAACAGCATACTGAAATATACCAAAAATATGTTATGGAATACGGACCATTAATGTATACAGATGTAACCTGTGATTATAGCAAATGGCAATGGATTAACGACCCTTGGCCTTGGCAATTAGAGAGTTAA
- a CDS encoding spore coat associated protein CotJA → MKVFGNKKNDKELARIYIVYQKANRIFPAAEALNKGTVFPELYRPYKIKKG, encoded by the coding sequence GTGAAAGTCTTCGGTAATAAAAAGAACGATAAAGAACTAGCTAGAATATACATAGTTTATCAAAAAGCGAATAGAATTTTTCCTGCTGCTGAGGCCTTAAATAAAGGTACTGTTTTTCCGGAGTTATATCGACCCTATAAAATAAAGAAAGGATAG
- a CDS encoding pyridoxamine 5'-phosphate oxidase family protein: MSKYHMRRKDLLIDSKSELVKILKQGKYTTLALCRNNEPYVVTMSYAYSEQDNALYMHCAQKGLKLDFINENPAVCATVIEDKGYLEGLCDQKYSSVVIRGKLEYVNGVAEIRKAFLLMVEQLESNPEPQRSRIMKIGDSIARIVMLKLSIEEITGRHSRK, from the coding sequence ATGAGCAAATATCATATGCGTAGAAAAGACTTGCTAATAGATAGTAAAAGTGAGTTAGTAAAAATTCTAAAACAGGGCAAATATACAACCTTAGCTTTATGCCGAAACAATGAGCCTTATGTTGTTACCATGAGCTACGCCTATAGTGAACAAGATAATGCCCTTTATATGCATTGTGCTCAAAAGGGTTTAAAGTTAGATTTTATTAATGAAAATCCAGCAGTATGTGCTACAGTAATTGAAGATAAAGGTTACTTAGAGGGTTTATGTGATCAAAAATACTCATCTGTGGTAATAAGGGGTAAACTAGAATACGTTAACGGTGTAGCAGAAATAAGAAAAGCCTTTTTATTAATGGTAGAACAACTAGAGAGTAATCCAGAGCCCCAACGCAGTAGAATAATGAAAATTGGAGATTCCATAGCGAGAATTGTAATGTTGAAGCTAAGTATAGAAGAGATAACAGGAAGACATAGTCGCAAATGA
- a CDS encoding MoaD/ThiS family protein, whose translation MFGGLTDRFAELIEQEWFEFEPGSTLGDFLSQHDFPPKAYWIATVNKTVVHDNYQLKDGDTIEIFPPIAGG comes from the coding sequence GTGTTTGGTGGCTTAACAGATAGATTTGCAGAATTAATAGAGCAAGAATGGTTTGAGTTTGAGCCAGGTAGTACTTTAGGTGACTTTTTAAGCCAACACGATTTTCCACCCAAAGCCTATTGGATAGCCACAGTTAATAAAACTGTAGTACATGATAACTATCAATTGAAAGATGGAGATACTATTGAGATTTTTCCGCCAATAGCAGGTGGGTAG
- a CDS encoding serine hydrolase domain-containing protein — protein sequence MSYKWNTFEDYVKGLMLEEHIAGAAVAISKNGKIIYQQGFGQRDVEKGLPVTPNTIMGIASVSKSFTALQIMRLAAKGILSVDDLVIKHLPELKLPNMEMNKVKIHHLLSHTTGLPPIERHQDHKSFDCHIEYLNYYKTEPLGEPSQYFSYANDTFLLLGAIIEKYSGKLYNRAMTQLLDELEMNRSTYYIEELDKFNDVTENYTYSKALAEWQSCNWPQLGVFEVGGGVRSCVTDLLNYGELYVNNGFFKGKEIIPKEYLQKMWQPVYEVSKGQYYGYALKSTPAYAGVTVVEHGGSQPGVASNFGFVPEEKLVVAVLSNVSGAPANSIFTAAVNTVLGLDIDFKPLKQTKTNLTNEQVDKLTGYYASDEGGNILIYRDGKNIKAVSNNEHFTLYALSETMLAINEKKIKNTIKFYLKEGKDKAWAVFLGSRVLCRVKE from the coding sequence ATGAGCTATAAGTGGAATACATTTGAAGATTATGTTAAGGGTTTAATGCTGGAAGAACATATAGCTGGAGCTGCAGTGGCAATTAGCAAAAATGGCAAAATTATATACCAGCAAGGCTTTGGTCAGCGTGATGTAGAAAAAGGTTTACCTGTTACCCCTAATACCATTATGGGAATTGCCTCAGTAAGTAAATCTTTCACTGCACTACAGATTATGAGATTAGCAGCTAAAGGTATATTGAGTGTAGATGATTTAGTTATAAAGCATTTACCAGAATTAAAGTTGCCTAATATGGAGATGAATAAGGTTAAAATTCATCATCTTCTTTCGCATACAACCGGTTTACCACCAATTGAACGTCATCAGGATCACAAGTCTTTTGATTGTCACATTGAGTATTTAAATTATTACAAAACAGAGCCATTGGGCGAACCTAGCCAGTACTTTAGTTATGCTAACGATACCTTTTTATTGTTAGGAGCTATTATAGAGAAATACAGTGGCAAGCTTTATAACAGAGCCATGACCCAGCTTTTAGATGAACTAGAAATGAATCGCTCTACTTATTATATAGAAGAACTAGACAAATTTAATGATGTTACAGAGAATTATACCTATAGTAAAGCTTTAGCAGAATGGCAAAGCTGTAATTGGCCACAGCTGGGAGTTTTTGAGGTTGGCGGAGGAGTTCGCTCCTGTGTTACAGATTTATTGAATTATGGCGAGCTGTATGTTAATAATGGATTTTTTAAGGGCAAAGAGATTATTCCAAAGGAATATTTGCAAAAGATGTGGCAACCAGTTTATGAGGTGAGTAAAGGGCAGTACTATGGTTATGCCTTAAAATCTACACCAGCTTATGCGGGAGTAACAGTTGTTGAACATGGTGGTTCCCAGCCGGGTGTAGCATCTAATTTTGGTTTTGTACCAGAAGAAAAACTAGTGGTAGCAGTTTTAAGTAATGTATCGGGTGCACCTGCTAATAGTATTTTCACAGCTGCAGTAAATACTGTTTTAGGGTTAGATATAGACTTTAAACCATTAAAACAAACTAAAACTAACTTAACAAATGAGCAAGTAGATAAATTAACAGGTTATTATGCCTCAGATGAAGGTGGCAACATACTTATATATAGAGATGGCAAAAATATTAAAGCTGTTTCAAATAATGAGCATTTCACTTTGTACGCTTTAAGTGAAACTATGTTAGCAATTAACGAGAAAAAAATAAAAAATACTATAAAATTTTACTTAAAAGAGGGCAAAGATAAAGCTTGGGCCGTATTCTTAGGTTCTAGGGTATTGTGTAGGGTAAAAGAATAG
- a CDS encoding IS110 family transposase: MIDDLYAEINVYINDADFGAKFHEDLDLLSSFKGLGSMTAITLLSAIGSIDNFSKPQQLVAFFGVDPSVNESGKFKGDKNKMSKRGTSIGRKVLYSFALHCIRKSPNQKPVNSTLHHYYHEQLKHKKKKVRVVAVMNKLLRYVFSVLKNRNPYVVRDPKIHKRMFVENNSKKNILAA; this comes from the coding sequence CTGATTGATGATCTTTATGCTGAAATTAATGTTTATATTAATGATGCTGATTTTGGAGCTAAATTCCATGAGGATTTAGACCTATTATCTTCTTTTAAAGGTCTAGGTTCAATGACTGCTATTACCTTACTTTCGGCTATAGGCTCTATTGATAATTTTTCTAAACCACAGCAATTAGTTGCCTTTTTTGGTGTTGATCCTAGTGTTAATGAATCTGGTAAGTTTAAAGGTGACAAAAATAAGATGTCTAAAAGAGGTACTTCTATTGGTAGAAAGGTATTATATTCTTTTGCTCTACACTGTATTAGAAAAAGCCCTAACCAAAAACCTGTAAACTCTACTCTTCATCATTATTACCATGAGCAATTAAAGCATAAGAAAAAGAAAGTTCGCGTTGTTGCTGTTATGAATAAGTTACTTAGATATGTTTTTTCTGTTCTTAAGAATAGAAATCCTTATGTTGTTAGAGACCCTAAAATTCATAAAAGGATGTTTGTTGAAAACAATTCTAAGAAAAATATCTTAGCTGCCTAA